One part of the Thermodesulfovibrio sp. 3462-1 genome encodes these proteins:
- the trpA gene encoding tryptophan synthase subunit alpha — translation MNGFAVRKKLEYIKKQGKKAFIPYIMAGDPSLDETAKRLKLLSEAGADLIELGVPFTDPLADGPTIQRAAERALNSGVTLRKIISFLHDFKGSIDTPIILMTYLNPVFRYGIEKFFQDASKASVSGVIFPDLTVDESEIYRHFAKAYGIDTIFLVAPTSTPERVKKVVKASTGFVYYVSITGITGTELRLDNTFTEHINFVKSFRKPVCVGFGVSEPQQAKYVAQFADGVIVGSAIVKIFHEVPEKAYDFIKSLREAINGMV, via the coding sequence ATGAATGGGTTTGCTGTTAGAAAAAAGCTTGAATATATAAAAAAACAAGGCAAAAAAGCATTTATACCCTACATTATGGCAGGAGATCCCAGCCTTGATGAGACTGCAAAGAGGCTAAAGCTTTTAAGTGAGGCTGGTGCTGACCTTATTGAACTTGGTGTGCCTTTTACAGATCCTCTTGCTGACGGACCAACAATACAGAGAGCAGCAGAACGGGCATTAAACTCTGGTGTAACTCTAAGAAAAATAATCAGTTTTCTACACGATTTCAAGGGGAGCATAGATACACCCATAATTTTAATGACCTATCTAAATCCTGTTTTCCGATACGGAATAGAAAAGTTTTTTCAGGATGCAAGCAAAGCCAGTGTGTCAGGAGTAATTTTCCCTGACCTTACAGTGGATGAATCGGAAATTTATAGACATTTTGCTAAAGCATACGGTATTGATACAATTTTCCTCGTAGCACCCACATCAACTCCAGAAAGAGTTAAAAAAGTTGTAAAAGCTTCAACTGGGTTTGTTTACTATGTGTCAATAACAGGCATAACAGGCACTGAACTCAGACTTGACAACACTTTCACTGAGCATATAAATTTCGTTAAAAGTTTTAGAAAACCTGTTTGCGTAGGTTTTGGAGTCAGTGAACCTCAGCAGGCTAAATATGTAGCCCAATTCGCTGATGGAGTAATTGTGGGAAGTGCCATTGTAAAGATTTTTCATGAAGTGCCTGAAAAGGCTTATGATTTTATTAAATCACTCAGAGAGGCAATAAATGGCATGGTTTAA